The sequence CTTAATCCCAAGCAAAGCCTCTAGATAAAGTTGGAAGATAAATAATTCATTTTTTATTCCACAAACATAAAGAAAGCATAATATTTTTTTTTAAAAAATAATTAAAACTATAAGTGTAGACTATTACTTGATTTTTTTGATCTTAATTATTTAAAATAACAAAGCTCAATGATTAACGTAAAGGAATATATCAAAAAATATTTAGGTTTTTTTGGGAGGATGAAGTTCCAAAACTTTTTTTAGATAATTACCTGTGTGACTATTTGAATCAGATGCAACCTCTTCAGGAGTTCCCATAGCAATGATGTCACCGCCTTTGTTACCTCCCTCGGGACCCATATCAATGATCCAGTCCGAGCATCTAATGACATCCAAATTATGCTCAATGACAATAATTGAGTTTCCCTTATCCACCAATCTTTGGATAACATCCATTAATTTATGAACATCATAAAAACTTAAACCAGTTGTAGGCTCATCAATTAAATAAAGAGTTTTACCAGTAGCCCTTCTGGATAATTCAGTAGCAAGTTTCACTCTTTGAGCTTCACCACCAGACAATGTTGGAGCAGGTTGACCGAGTTTAATGTAACCAAGACCAACGTCTAAAAGTGTTCTTAATCTATCTGCAGCTTGTGGTATTGCAGAAAAAACATCCACAGCTTGTTCAACAGTCATTTCTAATACATCAGAAATAGAATAATTTTTATATTTAACTTGTAGTGTCTCTCGATTAAAACGAGCTCCTTTGCAGACATCACATTGAACATAAACATCTGGTAGAAAATTCATCTCTATTACATTTACACCTTGACCACGACAAGCCTCGCATCTTCCACCCTTTACATTGAAGCTAAATTGACCTGCTTGATATCCTCTCGCTTTTGCTTCAACAGAAGTTGCAAATATTTGACGTATAGGATCAAATGCACCTGTATAAGTAGCTGTATTAGAGCGTGGAGTTCTACCAATTGGTGATTGATCAATCACAATAACTTTATCAATTGATTTTATACCTTTGAGTTCTTTTAGACCTTTTGGAAAAGGAACTTTTAACCCTAAGGAATGATTTAAAGCAGGATGCAGTAATTCATTAACTAAAGTACTTTTGCCGCTTCCACTAACTCCAGTTACAGCAACTAATCTACCTAAAGGAAAATCTACAGAAATATTTTTTAAATTATTTTTATCACAATCAATCAAGCGTAATTTTCTTTGTACAGAATCTCTACGATGAGTAGGAGTTGGAATAGCTGAACGTCCACTAAGGTAAGCACCAGTTAAGGATTCTTTAGCAGTCAACAAATTATTGAGAGATCCTTCAGCGATAATTTCACCTCCATGCACACCAGCTCCAGGGCCTATATCAACTAAATGATCAGCAGCTCGTATAGTATCTTCATCGTGTTCAACCACAACAAGAGTATTGCCCAGATCACGTAATTTTTTTAATGTAGACAATAATCTATCATTATCTCTTTGATGTAAACCTATACTAGGTTCGTCTAATACATATAGTACTCCTGTTAAACCAGCACCTATTTGAGTAGCCAATCGTATTCTTTGAGCCTCTCCTCCAGATAAAGTCATTGCAGGTCTATCTAAAGTTAAATAATCAAGTCCAACATCCAAAAGAAATTTAAGACGTAATCGAATCTCTTTTAAGACTAATTCTCCTATCTTTTTCTGTTTATTAGATAGTAATTGTTCTGATTTTTTAGACTTCTCAAGACCCATTAATTCTTCTACATTCTCAAGTGTTTTGGAAACACTTGAGGAAGTAAGATCAGTAATCGAATAAGGACCAAGTTTTACAGCAAGAGCTTCAGAACGTAATCTTTTACCGTGACAAGTTGCACAAGGTACTAGCTCAAGATATTTTTCTAATTTTTGACGAACAGCTTCACCATTTGCGTCCTGTAACTGTCTTTCTAAAATTGGTAAAATACCTTCAAAAGGACGTTTAAATCCAGAGTCTTGTTTATATCTACTATCAACTTTTATTAAAATTGGTTCTTTACTACCGTTTAACAAAATATTAATTTGATCTTCTTTTAAATCTTTCCAAGGAGTTTTTATCTCAAACCCAAATGCCTCACCGACCGAAAATAATAATGAAAAATAATATGAATTATCTTTATCACTCCATGGTGCAACTGCAGCATAAACTGGTAAAGATGGATCAGGTATAACTCTCTCACAAGTAAATTTTTTCAAATGACCTAGTCCATGACAATCAGGACAGGCACCGTATGGACTATTAAATGAAAATAATCTTGGAGATAATTCTTCAATAACTGCACCATGAACTGGGCAGGCAAAATTTTCAGAAAATAATCTTTCTCGCTCTATATGTTTAGGAAGTTCTTCATTTTTTTTGGGAACTGCTTCAACTATTGCTAAACCATCACCCCTTTTTAAAGTAGTACTTAATGAATCAGTTAATCTCTCTTCAATTCCCTCCCTTGCAATTAATCTATCAACAACCACCTCTATGGAATGTAATTGATTTTTATCTAATTCAATATTATCTGCTAGTTCTCTAACTTCTTTATTAATTCTAACTCTGACAAATCCCTCTGCAGCAAGTCCAGACAATAATTTTGAATGTGTCCCTTTCTTGCCTCTAACAACTGGAGCAAGCAATTGGTAACGAGTCCCTTCTGGAAGAGTCTTTATTTGATCAACCATCTCATCTATCGTTTGAGGCTTTATTGGCCTAGAACATTCAGGACAATGAGGTTCTCCAGCTCTTCCAAAAAGCAAACGAAAATAATCTTGAATTTCAGTAACTGTTCCAACTGTTGAACGAGGATTATGACTTGTTGATTTTTGGTCAATAGAAATTGCTGGTGATAAGCCTTCAATTGAATCAACATCAGGTTTATCAACCTGACCTAAAAATTGTCTTGCATATGCAGACAAACTTTCAACATAGCGCCTTTGTCCTTCAGCAAAAATGGTGTCAAATGCTAGAGAACTTTTACCACTTCCGCTAACGCCTGTAAAAACTACTAATTTATTTCTTGGAATTGATAAATCAACATTTTTTAAATTATGCTGTCTTGCACCACGAATTGTTATGACTTCTTCATTAGAAGAATCAATATTTAATGACTTTTTTTTTGAATTAGATTCAGAGCTTCCCATTAGGGAAAATTATTAATAGTTAATTGTATAAAAAAATATGCTCATCATGCAGCTTTGTGTTCCAGCAAACTCGCCGCATAAGCATTTGCTTCTACAATTTCTCCTCCTGCCAATAATGCTAATTCCTTCTGTCTATCTGCTATTTCCTTCAAATTAGTAAGCTTAGAAACTGTTTTACCAGCGATTACAATCTTTTTAAAAGCAAAATGATTATCAGCAAATGCTGCAATTAAAGGTTGATGAGTCACACAAAAAACTTGTCGATGACAAGACAATTGATTAAGCAAATTAGCAACATAACTACTTACTGAACCACTGACCCCAGAATCAATTTCATCAAAAATCAAAAGATTCGTTTGATCAAATGAAGCAAATATGGCTTTTATAGCTAGTAAAACTCTAGATTTCTCTCCACCTGATGCAACTTCTGCAAGAGGTGCCAAAGGGAAGCCTGGATTTGCTGAAAACATAAAATTAACTCTATCTATTCCATTAACAGTTGGTTCCCTTTCTTCAAAAAGAACCTTAAAGCGAACGTTAGGCATACCTAATTCTTTAAGGCTAGTTATCAATTTATCTTCTAATTTAAGTGCAATCTTTTTTCTCATGTTTGATAAATTTTTATTTGACTGATCTCGTATTATTCGTTGCTCATGTTCGAAAGAAATAAGCTCTTCTATATTATTAGAATTATCTTGAAAAGATAAATTTTTAAACAATTCATTTTTATAACTAATTAGTTCTGGTAAATTTCTTTGATATTTTTTTTGATAAAGCTTAAGAGTAGATAATCTAATTTGTAAATCATTTAAATAAGATGGATCAATATCCAAAGTTTGTTCGTAGTCTTTAATTTGATATGTTAAGTCATAAAAATTATTTGTTAGAGTTGAAAAATTATTGAAAATTGTTTCCAAAGAAGAATCAATCTGTGATAAAAGTTTTAACTCATTAATACAAAAATTAGTATGATCTAACAATGATGGATATTCATCTACACCTTCATTTAAACGTAATAATATTGTCTTAACTCCTTCTTTTAATCTATATAAATTCGATAAACGATTTTGATCCATTTCTAATTTTCTATCTTCTTTTGGGTCTTTTAGTTCTAATTTTTCTAAATCTTGATAAATATATTGCAATTCTTCAAATTGATTTTTAAAATCAATAATTTTTTCTTGTGCTTGCTTTAACTGAGAGTATGATTCATGCCAATTTTTCCAACATTGATTGACATTTTTAATAGATTCTTCTATTTTTTCTAAGTCTAGAGAGTCTAATAAAGTCAATTGATAATCTCTATTATTCAAAATATAAGTATCTCCTTGTAGAGTAAAATCTAACAAGAGTGATCTTAATTGTGAAATTTGTTCTCTATTAGCTAATACACCATTAATTCTAAATCTAGATTTATATTTGTTTTCTTTTAAACGCCATTCTCTGGTTACTATTAATTCATCATCAAAGTCAAATTCTTGATTTATTAGCCAATCTTTTGTATTTGAAAAAATATAGAAAACACCTTCAATAGATGAAAAAGAAGAATCTTTTTCTACCAGTTTATTGTCTAGTATGATCTTTTTGCATGCCAATAGACTGTTTA comes from Prochlorococcus marinus XMU1408 and encodes:
- the uvrA gene encoding excinuclease ABC subunit UvrA, with the protein product MGSSESNSKKKSLNIDSSNEEVITIRGARQHNLKNVDLSIPRNKLVVFTGVSGSGKSSLAFDTIFAEGQRRYVESLSAYARQFLGQVDKPDVDSIEGLSPAISIDQKSTSHNPRSTVGTVTEIQDYFRLLFGRAGEPHCPECSRPIKPQTIDEMVDQIKTLPEGTRYQLLAPVVRGKKGTHSKLLSGLAAEGFVRVRINKEVRELADNIELDKNQLHSIEVVVDRLIAREGIEERLTDSLSTTLKRGDGLAIVEAVPKKNEELPKHIERERLFSENFACPVHGAVIEELSPRLFSFNSPYGACPDCHGLGHLKKFTCERVIPDPSLPVYAAVAPWSDKDNSYYFSLLFSVGEAFGFEIKTPWKDLKEDQINILLNGSKEPILIKVDSRYKQDSGFKRPFEGILPILERQLQDANGEAVRQKLEKYLELVPCATCHGKRLRSEALAVKLGPYSITDLTSSSVSKTLENVEELMGLEKSKKSEQLLSNKQKKIGELVLKEIRLRLKFLLDVGLDYLTLDRPAMTLSGGEAQRIRLATQIGAGLTGVLYVLDEPSIGLHQRDNDRLLSTLKKLRDLGNTLVVVEHDEDTIRAADHLVDIGPGAGVHGGEIIAEGSLNNLLTAKESLTGAYLSGRSAIPTPTHRRDSVQRKLRLIDCDKNNLKNISVDFPLGRLVAVTGVSGSGKSTLVNELLHPALNHSLGLKVPFPKGLKELKGIKSIDKVIVIDQSPIGRTPRSNTATYTGAFDPIRQIFATSVEAKARGYQAGQFSFNVKGGRCEACRGQGVNVIEMNFLPDVYVQCDVCKGARFNRETLQVKYKNYSISDVLEMTVEQAVDVFSAIPQAADRLRTLLDVGLGYIKLGQPAPTLSGGEAQRVKLATELSRRATGKTLYLIDEPTTGLSFYDVHKLMDVIQRLVDKGNSIIVIEHNLDVIRCSDWIIDMGPEGGNKGGDIIAMGTPEEVASDSNSHTGNYLKKVLELHPPKKT
- the recN gene encoding DNA repair protein RecN encodes the protein MLKSLRFQNISLFGNLEIDFDKGFTAFTGETGSGKSIFIDTLNSLLACKKIILDNKLVEKDSSFSSIEGVFYIFSNTKDWLINQEFDFDDELIVTREWRLKENKYKSRFRINGVLANREQISQLRSLLLDFTLQGDTYILNNRDYQLTLLDSLDLEKIEESIKNVNQCWKNWHESYSQLKQAQEKIIDFKNQFEELQYIYQDLEKLELKDPKEDRKLEMDQNRLSNLYRLKEGVKTILLRLNEGVDEYPSLLDHTNFCINELKLLSQIDSSLETIFNNFSTLTNNFYDLTYQIKDYEQTLDIDPSYLNDLQIRLSTLKLYQKKYQRNLPELISYKNELFKNLSFQDNSNNIEELISFEHEQRIIRDQSNKNLSNMRKKIALKLEDKLITSLKELGMPNVRFKVLFEEREPTVNGIDRVNFMFSANPGFPLAPLAEVASGGEKSRVLLAIKAIFASFDQTNLLIFDEIDSGVSGSVSSYVANLLNQLSCHRQVFCVTHQPLIAAFADNHFAFKKIVIAGKTVSKLTNLKEIADRQKELALLAGGEIVEANAYAASLLEHKAA